In Doryrhamphus excisus isolate RoL2022-K1 chromosome 7, RoL_Dexc_1.0, whole genome shotgun sequence, one genomic interval encodes:
- the LOC131132134 gene encoding protein phosphatase 1H-like isoform X1 yields MLTRVKSAVAGFMGGIMAGGSSAGGGNPGSDLPLKFPYMRPEFLGLSPDEIECSADHIARPILILKETRRLPWATGYAEVINAGKSALNEDQACCEVVVVRRRPMSYCPPSTPSKTPTAKRRNSLPNGEGPGLRLDHSKLGEDNEGLVFHYWALFDGHAGSGAAVVASRLLQHHIACQLQAVIEILHNLASLPPTILGEEPDNNPFVQQGNTPGPHRALTRAASLRGAAGTPGSPSSTPPPPRFFTEKKIQHESLVIGAMENAFKEMDAQIEKEKQGYNITGGCTALTVVYMLGKLYVGNAGDSRAIIIRNNEIVPMSTEFTPESERQRLQFLGFMQPHLLGNEFTHLEFPRRVQRKEVGKRMLYRDFTMSGWAYKTIEDEDLKFPLIYGEGKKVNVKTHQIKALTGGRMTFCLSQARVLATIGVTRGLGDHDLKVHDSNIYIKPFLSCLPEVKVYNLTQYEHGADDVLVMGTDGLWDVLSNQEVAEAVSTFLANCDPDDLHRYTMAAQDLVMRARGVLRDRGWRITNERLGSGDDISVFIIPLMYGNRQP; encoded by the exons ATGCTCACGCGGGTCAAGTCCGCCGTAGCCGGCTTCATGGGTGGGATCATGGCCGGAGGCAGCTCCGCCGGAGGCGGCAACCCCGGTTCGGACCTGCCGCTTAAATTCCCTTATATGAGGCCGGAGTTCTTGGGACTATCACCGGATGAGATCGAGTGCTCCGCGGATCACATCGCCCGGCCCATCCTCATCCTGAAGGAGACCAGGAGATTACCGTGGGCCACCGGATATGCTGA AGTGATTAACGCCGGAAAGAGCGCTCTCAATGAGGACCAGGCTTGCTgcgaggtggtggtggtgaggaGGAGGCCCATGAGCTACTGTCCCCCCTCCACGCCTAGCAAGACCCCCACCGCTAAGAGACGCAATTCGCTGCCCAATGGGGAGGGTCCTGGGCTGCGTTTGGACCACAGCAAGTTGGGAGAG GACAACGAGGGACTCGTGTTCCACTACTGGGCCTTGTTCGATGGCCACGCCGGTTCAGGCGCCGCCGTCGTGGCCTCCCGCCTCCTGCAGCACCACATCGCCTGTCAGCTGCAAGCCGTCATCGAGATCCTGCACAATCTGGCCTCTCTGCCCCCCACCATCCTGGGGGAGGAGCCCGACAACAACCCTTTCGTGCAGCAGGGCAACACGCCGGGCCCTCACCGCGCTTTGACCCGCGCGGCCTCACTGCGGGGTGCGGCCGGGACGCCGGGTTCGCCCAGCAGCACACCTCCCCCTCCTCGGTTCTTCACCGAGAAGAAGATCCAGCATGAGAGCTTGGTGATTGGCGCTATGGAGAATGCCTTCAAAGAGATG GATGCTCAGATTGAGAAGGAGAAGCAAGGCTACAACATCACAGGAGGATGcacggctctcactgtggtctaCATGCTGGGAAAACTCTATGTTGGGAATGCGGGAGACAGcag GGCCATCATTATTAGAAACAATGAGATCGTTCCCATGTCAACAGAATTCACACCAGAATCAGAGCGACAACGGCTACAATTCCTG GGTTTCATGCAGCCTCACCTGCTAGGAAACGAGTTCACACACCTAGAATTCCCACGAAGGGTCCAGAGGAAGGAGGTCGGGAAGAGGATGCTCTACAGAGACTTTACTATGAGCGGATG GGCATACAAGACCATTGAAGATGAAGACCTCAAGTTTCCACTAATATACGGCGAAGGGAAGAAGgtaaatgtaaaaacacaccAGATTAAAGCTCTGACTGGAGGTCGGATGACCTTTTGTCTTTCCCAGGCTCGGGTTCTGGCGACCATCGGCGTGACCCGTGGGCTCGGAGACCATGACCTAAAGGTTCACGACTCCAACATCTACATCAAGCCCTTCCTGTCCTGCCTTCCAGAG GTGAAGGTGTACAACCTCACGCAGTACGAGCACGGCGCTGACGACGTCCTGGTGATGGGTACCGATGGCCTCTGGGATGTTCTGTCCAACCAGGAAGTGGCCGAAGCCGTTTCCACCTTTCTCGCCAACTGTGATCCCGATGATCTACACAG GTACACGATGGCCGCACAGGATTTGGTGATGCGAGCCCGCGGCGTCCTGAGGGACCGAGGCTGGCGCATCACCAACGAGCGCCTGGGCTCTGGCGACGACATCTCCGTCTTCATCATACCGCTGATGTACGGCAACCGTCAGCCCTGA
- the LOC131132134 gene encoding protein phosphatase 1H-like isoform X2 — MLTRVKSAVAGFMGGIMAGGSSAGGGNPGSDLPLKFPYMRPEFLGLSPDEIECSADHIARPILILKETRRLPWATGYAEVINAGKSALNEDQACCEVVVVRRRPMSYCPPSTPSKTPTAKRRNSLPNGEGPGLRLDHSKLGEDNEGLVFHYWALFDGHAGSGAAVVASRLLQHHIACQLQAVIEILHNLASLPPTILGEEPDNNPFVQQGNTPGPHRALTRAASLRGAAGTPGSPSSTPPPPRFFTEKKIQHESLVIGAMENAFKEMDAQIEKEKQGYNITGGCTALTVVYMLGKLYVGNAGDSRAIIIRNNEIVPMSTEFTPESERQRLQFLGFMQPHLLGNEFTHLEFPRRVQRKEVGKRMLYRDFTMSGWAYKTIEDEDLKFPLIYGEGKKARVLATIGVTRGLGDHDLKVHDSNIYIKPFLSCLPEVKVYNLTQYEHGADDVLVMGTDGLWDVLSNQEVAEAVSTFLANCDPDDLHRYTMAAQDLVMRARGVLRDRGWRITNERLGSGDDISVFIIPLMYGNRQP, encoded by the exons ATGCTCACGCGGGTCAAGTCCGCCGTAGCCGGCTTCATGGGTGGGATCATGGCCGGAGGCAGCTCCGCCGGAGGCGGCAACCCCGGTTCGGACCTGCCGCTTAAATTCCCTTATATGAGGCCGGAGTTCTTGGGACTATCACCGGATGAGATCGAGTGCTCCGCGGATCACATCGCCCGGCCCATCCTCATCCTGAAGGAGACCAGGAGATTACCGTGGGCCACCGGATATGCTGA AGTGATTAACGCCGGAAAGAGCGCTCTCAATGAGGACCAGGCTTGCTgcgaggtggtggtggtgaggaGGAGGCCCATGAGCTACTGTCCCCCCTCCACGCCTAGCAAGACCCCCACCGCTAAGAGACGCAATTCGCTGCCCAATGGGGAGGGTCCTGGGCTGCGTTTGGACCACAGCAAGTTGGGAGAG GACAACGAGGGACTCGTGTTCCACTACTGGGCCTTGTTCGATGGCCACGCCGGTTCAGGCGCCGCCGTCGTGGCCTCCCGCCTCCTGCAGCACCACATCGCCTGTCAGCTGCAAGCCGTCATCGAGATCCTGCACAATCTGGCCTCTCTGCCCCCCACCATCCTGGGGGAGGAGCCCGACAACAACCCTTTCGTGCAGCAGGGCAACACGCCGGGCCCTCACCGCGCTTTGACCCGCGCGGCCTCACTGCGGGGTGCGGCCGGGACGCCGGGTTCGCCCAGCAGCACACCTCCCCCTCCTCGGTTCTTCACCGAGAAGAAGATCCAGCATGAGAGCTTGGTGATTGGCGCTATGGAGAATGCCTTCAAAGAGATG GATGCTCAGATTGAGAAGGAGAAGCAAGGCTACAACATCACAGGAGGATGcacggctctcactgtggtctaCATGCTGGGAAAACTCTATGTTGGGAATGCGGGAGACAGcag GGCCATCATTATTAGAAACAATGAGATCGTTCCCATGTCAACAGAATTCACACCAGAATCAGAGCGACAACGGCTACAATTCCTG GGTTTCATGCAGCCTCACCTGCTAGGAAACGAGTTCACACACCTAGAATTCCCACGAAGGGTCCAGAGGAAGGAGGTCGGGAAGAGGATGCTCTACAGAGACTTTACTATGAGCGGATG GGCATACAAGACCATTGAAGATGAAGACCTCAAGTTTCCACTAATATACGGCGAAGGGAAGAAG GCTCGGGTTCTGGCGACCATCGGCGTGACCCGTGGGCTCGGAGACCATGACCTAAAGGTTCACGACTCCAACATCTACATCAAGCCCTTCCTGTCCTGCCTTCCAGAG GTGAAGGTGTACAACCTCACGCAGTACGAGCACGGCGCTGACGACGTCCTGGTGATGGGTACCGATGGCCTCTGGGATGTTCTGTCCAACCAGGAAGTGGCCGAAGCCGTTTCCACCTTTCTCGCCAACTGTGATCCCGATGATCTACACAG GTACACGATGGCCGCACAGGATTTGGTGATGCGAGCCCGCGGCGTCCTGAGGGACCGAGGCTGGCGCATCACCAACGAGCGCCTGGGCTCTGGCGACGACATCTCCGTCTTCATCATACCGCTGATGTACGGCAACCGTCAGCCCTGA
- the il17rel gene encoding putative interleukin-17 receptor E-like isoform X2: protein MTEQPPQRHTSHFAWHQVQVQVQVQEKEAEGSGRFVVTMFLRATLLMFHSCLVLYGAAAQHTELERIKTCGIKCSQGLQCNTEPAYFFAASCQTPADGLTVSSVFRNLSFSTVVTCEGHQRCSLHLQIHMTVQLPESIHGLSVCSQTPGMLRKCRIVRISKASGRIMSGMQVELVDNCTDIYPQQQVKVTVTTVPDYCGITQSRTYVAPDCSWKDLRILVPECITGRLSYDINTERKELHVSVSDMLDDEDYHLRLCHKDFICAGTGANALIMKDEVTKSAILPFSRPLPCLCIEGWSAVMDARRVQVCPFNNSLDEMWHGIHYDPLAGVLSWEPACPLTATVALCQRAGEDDVCTDLQQASRNVGREKITFAQVDPHPQLCMKFRAGHRTWIKCPFVGRFQAWDVTVMKHAAHKAAKLTSHMNATFSVHACTPREGSAVCGATGTRAVIHVGAHTSVSLNMTDAPSCFYVRRTDVTYAPTILHCFTEERSEPATLFATSANQMLIMVIVPVGLWLTAVIIVTLVLHARLTGGAPVWDLSQRRDRHLTL from the exons ATGACCGAGCAACCACCTCAGCGTCACACCTCCCACTTTGCCTGGCaccaagtacaagtacaagtacaagtacaagaaaAGGAAGCAGAAGGAAGTGGAAGATTTGTAGTGACTATGTTCCTGCGGGCTACCTTGCTGATGTTCCACTCCTGTTTGGTTCTCTATGGAGCTGCTGCACAACACACAGAACTGGAAAGGATAAAGACGTGTGGGATCAAGTGTTCTCAG GGCCTTCAGTGCAACACCGAACCAGCAT ATTTCTTTGCCGCTTCGTGTCAGACGCCCGCTGACGGACTTACCGTCTCCTCCGTGTTCCGCAACCTAAGCTTTTCCACCGTCGTGACATGTGAAGGGCATCAAAGATGCTCTCTGCACCTCCAAATCCACATGACGGTCCAGCTTCCAG AGTCCATCCACGGTTTGTCCGTTTGCTCTCAGACTCCGGGAATGCTGCGGAAGTGCCGAATAGTCCGGATTTCAAAGGCTTCCGGGCGGATAATGTCCGGGATGCAG GTGGAGCTTGTGGACAACTGCACTGACATTTATCCACAGCAGCAAGTGAAGGTCACAGTGACGACAGTGCCTGATTACTGTGGAATAACTCAAAGCAGAACCTACGTCGCTCCAG ATTGCTCATGGAAGGATTTGAGGATActtgtccctgaatgcatca CTGGGAGGTTATCATATGACATCAACACAGAGAGAAAAGAGCTGCACGTCTCCGTGAGTGACATGTTGGATGATGAAGACTATCATTTGCGGCTGTGCCATAAGGATTTCATCTGTGCTGGCACAGGGGCTAACGCATTG ATAATGAAAGACGAAGTCACCAAGAGCGCCATTCTCCCATTTTCCAGACCGTTGCCATGCCTCTGTATCGAG GGCTGGTCAGCGGTGATGGACGCCCGCAGAGTGCAGGTCTGCCCTTTCAATAACA GTTTGGATGAAATGTGGCATGGGATTCATTACGACCCACTGGCGGGGGTGCTTTCATGGGAACCCGCCTGTCCGCTGACGGCCACCGTGGCGCTGTGCCAGAGAGCAGGGGAGGATGACGTCTGCACGGATCTGCAGCAAGCTTCCCGAAATGTCGGCAGAGAAAAG ATAACATTTGCGCAAGTGGACCCTCACCCTCAGCTGTGCATgaag ttccGTGCAGGCCATCGAACTTGGATCAAGTGTCCTTTTGTCGGGAGATTCCAAG CCTGGGATGTGACTGTGATGAAACATGCGGCTCACAAAGCGGCAAAGCTGACGTCGCACATGAACGCCACTTTCTCCGTGCACGCATGTACGCCGCGTGAGGGCTCCGCTGTGTGTGGCGCGACGGGGACACGCGCTGTCATTCACGTG GGGGCGCATACATCTGTTAGCTTGAACATGACAGACGCTCCCTCGTGTTTTTAT GTGAGGAGAACGGATGTGACGTATGCTCCCACAATCCTTCACTGTTTCACAGAGGAACGCA GTGAGCCAGCGACTCTCTTCGCCACCTCGGCCAATCAGATGTTGATCATGGTCATCGTCCCGGTCGGGCTCTGGCTCACTGCTGTCATCATTGTCACCCTGGTGTTGCATGCCAGACTCACCG GCGGCGCTCCTGTTTGGGACCTTTCACAACGCAGAGACCGCCATCTTACTCTCTGA
- the il17rel gene encoding putative interleukin-17 receptor E-like isoform X1 produces MTEQPPQRHTSHFAWHQVQVQVQVQEKEAEGSGRFVVTMFLRATLLMFHSCLVLYGAAAQHTELERIKTCGIKCSQAFFLQGLQCNTEPAYFFAASCQTPADGLTVSSVFRNLSFSTVVTCEGHQRCSLHLQIHMTVQLPESIHGLSVCSQTPGMLRKCRIVRISKASGRIMSGMQVELVDNCTDIYPQQQVKVTVTTVPDYCGITQSRTYVAPDCSWKDLRILVPECITGRLSYDINTERKELHVSVSDMLDDEDYHLRLCHKDFICAGTGANALIMKDEVTKSAILPFSRPLPCLCIEGWSAVMDARRVQVCPFNNSLDEMWHGIHYDPLAGVLSWEPACPLTATVALCQRAGEDDVCTDLQQASRNVGREKITFAQVDPHPQLCMKFRAGHRTWIKCPFVGRFQAWDVTVMKHAAHKAAKLTSHMNATFSVHACTPREGSAVCGATGTRAVIHVGAHTSVSLNMTDAPSCFYVRRTDVTYAPTILHCFTEERSEPATLFATSANQMLIMVIVPVGLWLTAVIIVTLVLHARLTGGAPVWDLSQRRDRHLTL; encoded by the exons ATGACCGAGCAACCACCTCAGCGTCACACCTCCCACTTTGCCTGGCaccaagtacaagtacaagtacaagtacaagaaaAGGAAGCAGAAGGAAGTGGAAGATTTGTAGTGACTATGTTCCTGCGGGCTACCTTGCTGATGTTCCACTCCTGTTTGGTTCTCTATGGAGCTGCTGCACAACACACAGAACTGGAAAGGATAAAGACGTGTGGGATCAAGTGTTCTCAG GCTTTCTTTTTGCAGGGCCTTCAGTGCAACACCGAACCAGCAT ATTTCTTTGCCGCTTCGTGTCAGACGCCCGCTGACGGACTTACCGTCTCCTCCGTGTTCCGCAACCTAAGCTTTTCCACCGTCGTGACATGTGAAGGGCATCAAAGATGCTCTCTGCACCTCCAAATCCACATGACGGTCCAGCTTCCAG AGTCCATCCACGGTTTGTCCGTTTGCTCTCAGACTCCGGGAATGCTGCGGAAGTGCCGAATAGTCCGGATTTCAAAGGCTTCCGGGCGGATAATGTCCGGGATGCAG GTGGAGCTTGTGGACAACTGCACTGACATTTATCCACAGCAGCAAGTGAAGGTCACAGTGACGACAGTGCCTGATTACTGTGGAATAACTCAAAGCAGAACCTACGTCGCTCCAG ATTGCTCATGGAAGGATTTGAGGATActtgtccctgaatgcatca CTGGGAGGTTATCATATGACATCAACACAGAGAGAAAAGAGCTGCACGTCTCCGTGAGTGACATGTTGGATGATGAAGACTATCATTTGCGGCTGTGCCATAAGGATTTCATCTGTGCTGGCACAGGGGCTAACGCATTG ATAATGAAAGACGAAGTCACCAAGAGCGCCATTCTCCCATTTTCCAGACCGTTGCCATGCCTCTGTATCGAG GGCTGGTCAGCGGTGATGGACGCCCGCAGAGTGCAGGTCTGCCCTTTCAATAACA GTTTGGATGAAATGTGGCATGGGATTCATTACGACCCACTGGCGGGGGTGCTTTCATGGGAACCCGCCTGTCCGCTGACGGCCACCGTGGCGCTGTGCCAGAGAGCAGGGGAGGATGACGTCTGCACGGATCTGCAGCAAGCTTCCCGAAATGTCGGCAGAGAAAAG ATAACATTTGCGCAAGTGGACCCTCACCCTCAGCTGTGCATgaag ttccGTGCAGGCCATCGAACTTGGATCAAGTGTCCTTTTGTCGGGAGATTCCAAG CCTGGGATGTGACTGTGATGAAACATGCGGCTCACAAAGCGGCAAAGCTGACGTCGCACATGAACGCCACTTTCTCCGTGCACGCATGTACGCCGCGTGAGGGCTCCGCTGTGTGTGGCGCGACGGGGACACGCGCTGTCATTCACGTG GGGGCGCATACATCTGTTAGCTTGAACATGACAGACGCTCCCTCGTGTTTTTAT GTGAGGAGAACGGATGTGACGTATGCTCCCACAATCCTTCACTGTTTCACAGAGGAACGCA GTGAGCCAGCGACTCTCTTCGCCACCTCGGCCAATCAGATGTTGATCATGGTCATCGTCCCGGTCGGGCTCTGGCTCACTGCTGTCATCATTGTCACCCTGGTGTTGCATGCCAGACTCACCG GCGGCGCTCCTGTTTGGGACCTTTCACAACGCAGAGACCGCCATCTTACTCTCTGA